One Salvia splendens isolate huo1 chromosome 1, SspV2, whole genome shotgun sequence genomic window, TTCAGACGTTGATAATGGATCTTGATACAGAGGGCCGATACCTCTTCCTTAATGCTGTTGCCAACCAATTGCGTTATCCAAACAACCACACCCATTACTTCTCCTTCATTCTTCTTTATCTGTTTCATGAATCAAACCAGGTGCGCAATGCTCTCCCCTTAGCTTCGGAGAAATTCCCCTCAATCAAAATCTCAACATTTGTTGTCTATATGGTTATCATTTGATGCAGGAAACGATCCAGGAGCAGATTACCAGAGTATTATTAGAACGTTTGATTGTTAATAGGCCTCATCCATGGGGTCTTCTGATTACCTTTATTGAGCTGATAAAGGTAAAAGCGTGATTAAAATTTTCTTAGGGAGGGGTTTTGGATGGTTTCCTAAGCCCTTTGGTGCTTTGCAGAATCCGAGGTACAGCTTCTGGAGTAGGTCGTTTACGAGGTGTGCCTCTGAGATCGAAAAGTTGTTCGAATCAGTATCGAGGTCATTTGGAGGCCCCAAACCTGTTGATGACAGTCTTGTATCCGCCGGGATACCCGACAATCTTCATTAAACCAACCTCTTGTTAGAGTATGGATTCTTTATTTATATGTAACTCTCTACAAATGTACTAGTAAATGTTCCTTCTTTAGGAGTAATATGCATCGAGAGTTGAGAATTCGTCTATTTAAATCGTGGTTTAGTAATTGTCACTAGGATGTAATTGTCTAAAATACTCTTATGccaatatatatattattgttttatggttttggTTCAAAAATATTACAGTATGTTAGTATTTGGTAGTTTCTGATTCTTGACATTACCATTTAATCAATTTAAGATCAAGAAAATGATAagctattaaaattttaatggtcgataaaatttaactttataaatgGTTGAGGTTGAATGATTATTGGTTAACTAGAAATCGAACGATTTTTAGTTCGGTCTTTTAACTGAGAATCGAATGCTTTTAATCTTGTTATTGAAATAAAGCAACCTTAATCTACCTTGTTAGTCTTCATATTTTTCCTGCAGGATTATAGCTGTATGGCTGTGGCGACTTTCGCAAAaggaattaaaacaaaattgatCATTAAAATTTAACTGCTTCATCACTCCAGTTGAGCGAATAAAATGAATCAAGGGGAAAAAGACTAGCAAGAATTGATCAATAAAAAGTAAGGCAAaagtgagattattttagttcactcataaaattaaaacaagaaGTTCGTTTGTGGAACCGAAACTTCCCAGAATTCTAGTACAACTGAAACAAGAGGGCAGTGTGTTTCTACTCCTTGCGAACAAAGTAAAGTTTGCCCATGACATGAAGGACTGCAACAAAAGCTATGAAACCGATGCTCATTACAAGCACAACATTTGGGGAGATCTTAAGTCCAGGAGCATCATCCGTGTAGAATTGTAGCATAGTTCCACCTGCTCCACCACCGGCCCCTCCACCAGCTGTTTTCCTCCGACGGAGGTTAGCTGCTGCAGCTGCTGCAGTTCCCCTCTGGGGAGGGGCTCCACCGGTTGCCATTTCTGCTTCAATAGAGGTACTCTATATCTTGATCAGCTATGCCAACTATATTTTATACGGAATATTAAATCTACAACTAGCCATTTCATGGGGAGAGGATAAGAGTATGAGCTTTACGTCAAAAGACCTAATACGAGCACATCAAAAGCCTACTTGAAGAAATCTATGTATAAAATTACAAACCAATATCACAAATAAGGTGCTGATGCAGTGACAGACTAATCTCTACAGCACAAAAATGAGCAAGTAAAACATAGATGATTGAGGAAACAAGCACAGATCATGTCTTTTAGGATAATATATCTACTTGAGACATCTATATACAAAATTGCAAACCAATATCAGACTAATCTCTACGGCATCAAGACTGAGCATAGATGACTGAGGAGCACAGATCATGTCTTTTAGGCCAATATATATGTCACTCCATGCTCAAATCGGCACATCACTCTATATTTTCTATCAACATCGATTCACAGATTATTCTACAACCTTATCAACACATTTACTCATCTCAAGCGCATTGCAGTTTAATAAATAGTCATAGTAGGCAGAGTAAATCAAATGTTTTCAAGCATCGCTGCCCTAAAATCCCCTAAATTACTCGAAGCACAACTTAACAAAGAGGAAGATTCCAAGTTCCAATCTTACAAAACGGAAAAATTGAATCTTACAAAACGTTATAAGCAATAATCAGGTAAATTTTATGCATAACAAACGGAAAAAATAGATCATCTGAGAGATAAATTGTCGGATACAGTGCGTCCAATCAAAACAATATCGTTTATAGACCAAAAGGTCAAAGAAACAACTAAAAGAAACAATATCGCCGAGTACCGATTGAAATCTCATTCCTCTTAGAAATACTATAGATCTATAATCGAGATTAACTTTATATCATTGAATTCAAGTTCCAAATCATTGTAAATTAGCCAAAATAGAGAAGCGGaaggaaagaaataaacataccggaagagaagaagaagaacagCAGAGCTGAAGGAGAAAAACCGCGGCGCAAGACTGATTTAGTACTGTGTTTGCATGTTGTTTATttctttataatatttttttgggCTTGGGCTTAATTGAGGAGAAGACAGAaataggggtgtcgaaacgggtactcGCGGGTACCCGCACCCGATTTTGGCCGAAAAGTTAGTCCCAATACCCGTCCCGCATTTAGTCGGgtattacccgatacccgagtcgggtatcccgcacccgacaccgcgggtacccgacccgaaacattttttttttgaaatcttctttttaaaaatattatttgtatattttagatgcttttttaaaaaatactacttgaTGAATGTAATAGTCTCACTTgaaactttttattattatttaattttgttgagaaTTGAGATCAAGCCATGTAATCTTTGAAATATCTACTTTAAATAATCATATGAGCTGCACAAATACCACCTGCAAAGTAAATATGTAATCCAAATTCAATTACAATGCCAAAAATCCAAACTCCAAATTACCATTCAAAAAtctaaatatgaaaacaatTAACAAAGTAAGCAACAATGTCTTACTTTAATCAAAagtctaaatataaaataagtaaataactTCAACCAAAAGTCTAAAGTAATAAAAGTTTCACACGGTTTCACCAATCATTCTTCAAaacttaaaaaatacattttataatatattactaataaaaaattatattatgatttttaaaatattaaaatcttaaaaaaattacatcatGAAGAgcaagtattaaaataaaaaacaaaaaattataaaatattaatatgtaTATCGGGTATTTTCGGGACTATCGGGATTACCCGGTCGGGTATCGGGATACCCGATACCTGCAAAACCCAAAATTATTATACCCGACCCCGCCCCGTTTCCCGATTCCGTTGGGTAACGGGTACCCGATACCCGGCAGGTAACGGGTCGGGTTCGGGATTACCCGttacccgctacccgtttcgacacccctagaCAAAATGATGTAAATTGATTTTAGAGTCCAAAACTGATCCTGAACATATgatcattttatgattttggtcctaaattttatcttttgaatttttgcatcctgaacattttaaatcagatcacaattggtcctccgaTTAAAACtcttaattatgatttttaagTCACTAATTATATCCTTAATTATTAttctatttattactcctaataaaacaaaataaatatattaacaaTAAATATACAATTTCTCTAACACAACaaattgaaatatattttgaaacTGAATCGTCTTCTAACtgaaatataataaaacaaaacaaatatattttaaaaatgaatcgTCTTCAaacaaattgaaattaaaataacaaattgaaattaaaataaattctttCTCTAACACTTTGCCAGAAAATGAATCTGTTCTCCCTCTCCCTTCTGCCTCCCCGCGACGTTTAACCCTCCATCTCCCTCTCGCTCACTTCGATCGCCGGCAAATCCCATTCCTAGACGAGGGATTAGAGTAGTTCTCAACGAAGCCTTGTACTTGACTAACCCTTCGGCAATGATTCCACACCATCGTCTTCTTCAATTGGTTCGATTGGTGAGCACCACTTGAAAAAAGTGTACTATTTTTTTCTCACAAACAAAGTAGAACTTCCCCTTGTAGGTTTGTCATGGCTTTTGACGATACGAAGTGAAGCAAGTTTCTTGCAATTGCAAGACTCGTACCGGAATCGCAGGTCAAATCGACCACCGCCACTCTCGCCGGACCCTTTGCTGAAAGTTAAACGCTCCATAACTAGGGTttgagaggaagaggaaggaagaagatgaaagatgagaggaaggaagaagatgaaagaaaaacagTAAACGCGATGTGAGGAAGATGAAATAAGAACCCTAATctattatatatttttgattttaagtgaatatttactaaaataattagggaattaattagggagtaaaaaatcagaattaaaagtctaatttggtcaaaatcgggattaaacccgttgaccgttagtttttaacagAATTATAaacggaggaccaattgtgatcctaTTTGAAATATTCaagatgcaaaaattcaaaagataaagtttaggactaaaatcgtaaaattgtcatatgttcaggaccaattttgacatTTACTTTTGATTTTATATACATCATTATTGATTACTGTTCCGTGCTGAATATCATTGTATtagtattgatttttttataataatattgaaaaatatttaataatgtaaatataataataaaaaatatcgtTATAATAGTCAGTGTTTATGAGATTAATGTACTTATAATTTAGATAAAATATATAgatataatttaaaagtataaaaaatggttaaaatgtgttttttagtttgagtttgatttagatagttaaaattaatttgatatttagaGCATCTTCAATGGTAATAGGtcagccataggctagccacaaactcctcctaccacatcaccaccactaaaaactcctcctgccgcttcatcaggacaagcaactggacaagcaataggctagccacaataaacaaaattataaaaaataaataattaacaatcacacaaattatgaaattaaatttacgacacagatacgagaaaattcaataataatatttaaatttaaaaaaaagtacattaattaaaaaaaatctagcGACGTGCAGTCATCCGCgaccacaactcttcaattaaatcattttggagtcgaatatgagcatccacttggcgcatgtcggcatgtgtcTTGAGGCGtccgacttcatcgtgaggtacccccttCGAAATGGCGCTCACCGGTTCCAATGGTtaggcgagcggaccggccagcgccgggaatcagctagcctgtccgctcgccgccattggagatgctcttaatgcAAAAGAACGTAAATTGGCATACACATACGCACAACCAATCATATTCTGCCACGTATCAAACACCAAAAAACTTCTCACTCACTTTAGAAGAAACACTAATTTTCGCTCTGATGTACATTTGCCAAAAACTCAGGTCTCAAAAGCCAACAATCAAAAACTCACTAAAAATACTCTATACTATGGTTAAACTACTTTACTTTTAACTCTTACATCTAATCAAAACATTATATGCCTGTGAAAATTATGAACAACTTTCAAGTTTCATATTGACAGATGCCACACTAAAATCCATCAATATGTAGCTCATAAATTGCGAAATCCTCTAGTCAATTACACTGGAATGATAGATATATTAAGATACTCCATATATCAACTTTTATTCCTAAAATAGTAAATACTCCTACTACACTTCTCATGCATTATCTATCCTAAACAGACAAGGTAAACTACTGCACCTGTAAAATACAGCAGCCAAGCCAACTCTACCAAAGGAAAATGGATAATCACATTTATACAGAATGAAAGGGTTTTGATAAGCTAAAATTATTCCTGTGCGCATTTCCGAGCAAGATTAGTACCTTGCTACTCTCCGGCACAACTGCTATCTCGAACTGCTTCATACAATATCAATTCTGATCCCTGCCTCACTTGCTACTCAAAGATTTACCACCTTTTTCTCCGACACCTGTCCCTGTGAGGCTTGCTGATAGTAGCGACCGGGAATCAGGCCTCCATTTCAATTCTTTGAGATCAGAAAATAAGGTCGCTAACTCTGGAGTTATTTCACTGTCCTTCACATTGCTACATGAAATTACTTTAAGCCTATCAGTTTCTATCCAAGAAAGAACTACTGATTCTAATCCTTCAGTCGTCAGTAATGAGCAACCTTCTAGTGAGAGAGATCTTATGGACCTACAAGCAAAATAAGCAATCAATAAGTCTTGATCAACAACAGAGACCATGGAGATTTTGTTGCTACTATATAAACCTTGATGCAACTTTAAATGTCTTGAAAACCAATTTCTTACTGACAAGCAATCTTTGATGTAGGATCATCGCAACAAAAGGTTCACCAATTCTATCATTTGTCTTAATTTGTGCAAAAGAGATTACCCAATATTCGCCTAAGAAAGTATACTTCAGGGGAGATTTAGCAAACTAGTATGTCTATGATAGTTCATAAATGAAAAACAGCATTCAACTAAACTATGCACAAAGATTAGACCTTATGTGAACAGTTAATTTCACAACTATCTCCTTATCTCATGCATCTAAATATGGGTTTTAACTCTTCCCGCGGAAGTAGAAATGACATGAATAAACACCAGCTCAACACTCATTAAAACCTCACCATGCAAATCAAGCAATACTATAATCTATAGGTCCTACAGCATTGCACAACCTTATGGAACAAAAAGAAACTACAGTTTATACCTAAAATTTGTTGCAGCAGCAAATGTGCTGTCATCCAATCCCCAACAGTCTTCTATTTCTAGGACCCTGATATTCCGACACACCAGAAACAACGCCCTAACACCATGTTTGTCCCTCGTATGACATCGCCTCAAATGTAACTCCTCGAGAATTGGGCACGACCCTAAATGCTCATCCGGTCCTGGACTTTCATCAATATACTTACACGACTGGATACTCAAGGTTTTCAAGTTCCCACAATACGACAAGGCCGCTATCCACCCTCATTCCATCCTATGGTTGCAGAGTGTCAACTCCTCTAACATCTGACAGCACATTCCTAGCTTTGATCCCATCATAACTACCCTCACATCCTACCAATTCGAGCTTCACCAATCGACCACACCCCTGTGCCAATATGGTCATTCCAATATCTGAAACCACTGAATCATAAATCCCCCCATTCTCCCAATCAATTTCAATATCTGCAAATTTCTGAACTTACAAACCCCCTTAAGTGATAAATCACCACAGTAATGCAACTCCATTTCCTGAAGTAATTCACACTCATTGGCCAAGCAGCCTAACCCCTCCTCACTAGCATTCATCAAAACTATTCTTCTCAAGTTTCTACAACTCTTAGCCAACGTTTTCACAAATCTATCAATCCTCTCACTATCCAAAATATCATCTCTCCTAACAAAAAGACCATTATTTCCCAACACATCCGAATTCAGGTAAACATCCAACAATTTACAACTCAACAAAATCGCCGAATTCGTCTCGAAATTAATACTAGCAGGCACAATATTAACATCAAACAAATTCGGAAACCGTAAACTCAACCTCCCGGACTCCAAAAACTCCCAGTCCAATACCTTAATCGACTGAATAATCCTTCCAGAAATCACGCACCACGCCTTGCACACTAGCGAATTCGACAAGTGATGTTTCCTGTCCGTAATTCTACTAAGAACATTCAGCAACAGCTCATCAGACAAGGCTCTGGAGCAATCCGGCGCGGCGGAGAGCGGGCTCGAATTCAGCGATTCGGAGTCAGGCTCCGACTCGGGTTGAGGCGTGGTGGAGCCGGAGTGGGAGACAGAGCGGAGGTGCAGTTTAAGGATCACGTGCTTCAATACGTCGTTCTGGTCGAACCTCTAGCCGGATAATTGCTCGGGCCAGCTGTAATGCCGCTTCCTGCCCGGATTGTTTGGGTCAAACACCGCGTTGTGATCGGGCAGAGACGACATTTGCGACGGTTAGGGTTACTGATACGGAGGTCCGTATCGGGTAGTTCAGCTAGTGCTCGCCGAAAAGTAGTCGGTCAGTTCGCGGAGAAACTCCGTCGAGCAACCAAGATAAACGCCGCCAAGTAGGGTTTGGCGGAGGAGAATAAAATTGCAGAAAGGAAAGAGGGAGAGGATCCCTGCTCTGAGGAATCACAGCAGGCCCTGCTGCCATTCACATGCCAACTTTTTAATGAtaacaaataatataaaaaaatttaataaaaaaattgaatgtgAGGGGCAGCAGGACCCGGCTGTGATTcctccacagcaggggatcctctcCCAAGGAAAGATACGAGAAGTTAGGAAAATTCTGATATTATTGATTGATTTTCTCAATTCACAAGATCACTATTTATATTATCTAAACACCTCAGGTTTGGTTCTCATTCCGAGAAAGAATAACAAGAAAACCTGAAACGGAGCTTTTAGTATGCTCGATCCAAATAATTCGAATAATTAGTTCTaagcaaaaatataaataaaatactaataaaatgcTCAAATTAATAACTAACGAGACACATTGTCCATAAACTTCATGGGCTTCTTTGATTGCCTCTTCGGTTTATCCTTCTTCATTACTTTTCTGTTCACTCTTGcttctttttccttctcttcATCCCTTGCCCTTAGCGTCTCTATCGGTTCATCCCTCTCACCTACCGGTGTTGGAGGCGTTAGCACTATCTCTGTATCAACTCCCTCTCCCACAATAggctccttgtcctcaaggagggAAGGAAAACGTTGGGCGATTACCGAAATGGGTCCCAAGTAGGCTGATAGCTCCCATCCGTCGACCACTGCACCAAAGCCTGCTCAACGACCTTCCCTTCATGTAGAGCCATCCGCTGATCTAATATACCAACGGGTTTCACGACGGATCGAACCCCTACGAATTCCTTAGGTAACTTCGTCACTACCCCCGGACTCGCACCCTCAACAAAAGGGCGAAGCAAGCTCACATGGAAAACATCGTGGATGCGTGCCTCCGACGGAAGCTCCAATCTATAGGCCACCTGTCCGATCTTCTCTGTAATTGTAAAAGGACCATAAAATCGTCTTCCCAACTTCACAGATAGAGGCTTCAATACTGAATGTTGTCTATATTGCTGCAATTTCAACAGAACCTTGTCACCTACCTCAAAATGCACGTCCCGCCTGTGCTTGTTTGCCGTACTCCGCATCCACTGTTGTGCGCGCTCCATATTCCACCTTAATTCCACTAACAAGATGCCTCGCTGCTCAATTAATGCAGCCACAGTAGGCTCATGCCTGATCCTCCCAGCCAAAGGCTGCGTCGCAACAAGTGGAGGTGGATCACGACCATAAAGTGCACGGAAAGGTGACGTCCCTAGACCCTCATGGTGGAAACAGTTGAGCGCTAGCTCCGCCCACGGAAGGAAGTTCGCTCATTTGGTGGGGCGGTCCGCGACAAAGGGGCGCAGATATTGTTCAAGTCCCCGATTGCGGACCTCCGATTGGCCATCCGATTGCGGATGATAGGCTGTGGAATAATGTAGTTTCGTACCACTAAGAGTCAGCATATCATCCCACA contains:
- the LOC121794219 gene encoding protein transport protein Sec61 subunit beta-like produces the protein MATGGAPPQRGTAAAAAANLRRRKTAGGGAGGGAGGTMLQFYTDDAPGLKISPNVVLVMSIGFIAFVAVLHVMGKLYFVRKE